In Marivivens aquimaris, one genomic interval encodes:
- a CDS encoding efflux RND transporter periplasmic adaptor subunit codes for MRQTNGCREAAKGITLVLALAALPMAAFAQEDEAHTAEPNRIPAVSIATAETSHFKETVAVTGTLVAREEVQVYPQVTGFIVNELVAETGDSVQAGQVLAVIDDRTLGSKVTQANAELARANASLRQATSQVASAEANLHQAEQALQRTQSLRDSGSATQASLDNAIAAEQSARASYDAANDGVAVAEAAMAQAQAALDVAERDYENAHVTAPVAGIVSERNAELGMIASVAGNPMFRLIRDGQIELLADVVENELVKLEVGQTVQLNVAGLPSGSGTVRLVPPVVDSRTRLGEVRISIESQEGLRPGMFASGTIMVTERDGLGVPSTAVLSAENGSKVLTVVDGSVHEVEVTPGLIFDGQREILDGIDAGTEVLARAGAFFGEGDEVQPLKDAAEVEHSE; via the coding sequence ATGCGACAGACGAATGGATGCCGTGAGGCCGCCAAGGGGATCACGCTCGTGCTCGCCCTTGCTGCACTTCCCATGGCCGCGTTTGCCCAAGAAGACGAGGCGCATACCGCCGAGCCCAACCGTATTCCGGCAGTATCGATTGCCACTGCCGAGACCTCCCATTTCAAAGAAACGGTTGCTGTGACCGGCACGCTCGTCGCCCGCGAAGAGGTGCAGGTGTATCCGCAGGTCACCGGTTTTATCGTCAACGAACTCGTCGCTGAAACCGGCGACAGCGTTCAGGCGGGGCAGGTGCTTGCCGTGATCGACGACCGGACGCTGGGGTCGAAAGTGACCCAAGCGAACGCCGAACTGGCCCGCGCCAACGCAAGCCTGCGTCAGGCCACAAGCCAGGTCGCTTCGGCAGAGGCGAACCTGCATCAAGCCGAACAGGCGCTCCAACGGACACAATCGCTGCGTGACAGCGGCTCGGCCACGCAAGCCTCGCTCGATAACGCGATCGCAGCGGAGCAAAGCGCCCGCGCGTCCTATGACGCCGCCAACGACGGTGTCGCAGTGGCAGAGGCTGCGATGGCGCAGGCGCAGGCGGCACTGGATGTGGCGGAGCGTGATTATGAAAACGCCCACGTCACCGCGCCGGTCGCCGGTATCGTGTCCGAACGCAACGCGGAGCTGGGCATGATCGCTTCGGTCGCGGGCAACCCGATGTTCCGTCTGATCCGTGACGGCCAGATCGAACTGCTCGCCGATGTGGTCGAAAACGAACTGGTGAAGCTCGAAGTCGGCCAGACCGTCCAACTGAACGTTGCCGGTTTGCCATCGGGCAGCGGCACCGTCCGCCTCGTGCCGCCGGTCGTCGATAGCCGCACCCGTCTGGGTGAAGTGCGTATTTCCATCGAAAGCCAAGAGGGCCTGCGCCCCGGTATGTTCGCCAGCGGCACCATCATGGTGACCGAGCGTGACGGCCTTGGCGTGCCATCCACGGCGGTTCTGTCTGCCGAGAATGGCTCCAAGGTGCTGACCGTTGTCGATGGCAGCGTCCATGAGGTCGAGGTCACGCCTGGCCTTATCTTTGACGGGCAGCGCGAAATCCTCGACGGGATCGACGCAGGTACCGAAGTCCTCGCCCGCGCGGGTGCGTTCTTTGGCGAAGGCGACGAAGTGCAGCCGCTCAAGGACGCGGCTGAGGTGGAGCATTCCGAATGA
- a CDS encoding efflux RND transporter permease subunit, with product MNFSTLSIRHPVPPIALFVILVIMGLVSFFRLPVTQMPNVDLPVINISIGAPGSAPSEISSQVIQPVETEASDIAGVSHIAATAREGLATMTIIFDMGTNTDRALNDVKDAVTAARGDMPETISEPIIQRLDFTGEPILTYAVLDPTKTTEELSTFVDDVVAREVISASGVGSVERMGGADSEVNVNLDPDRLLAFDLSASNVSQQLLQTNRDQGGGSGDLSGVEYAIRTLGSAQSIEQLARTPIRTPAGGTIPLSALGTVESGAGEVATFALYNNQPVVAFGVYRASGASDLEAGENAKHKLEELKEQYPNVEFALVNDTTVYTEANFESAMDTLYEGAILAIIVVFLFLRDWRATVVAFVALPLSAIPTFIVMDMLGFSLNTISLLGITLVVGILVDDAIVEIENIVRHIQLGAKPYDAAVEAADEIGLTVIAISFTIVAVFAPVSFMGGIAGEFFKQFGLTVAVAVLFSLLVARLITPLFAAYFMKSGKVHAEPKDGFIMRRYMGVLAWTLRNRVITLFIGLAIFAGSIYSATLLPTEFIPASDTGRSIVSIELPPGSTIEEAREVGDIATERLMQIPEMEGIFVDGSSATKISLRVDYGDKEERERDFVAINADIEALLADIPDIRYYVMDEDGAREIVINVQGDTQEAAQEAAVLLLAELKTLPELRNPASSASLLRPEIQIIPNPDLAAQLGVNAATLSSAIRVATMGDIDANLAQFDAGEESIPIRVRLNEETRNDVSRLMAFRLPNSSGELVPLGAVAEVRLSSGSSVIERYDQRYSIAIEADTAEGVALGDATAAIQAAADSIEMPEGANIEESGDAETMNDIFSSFALAMGAGIMLVYIVLVLLFSSFVTPLTIMMSLPLAIGGAIFGLYIYGSGIGLSVVIGFLMLMGIVTKNAIMLVEFALEAIHNGADRSAAIIDAAHKRARPIIMTTIAMTAGMIPSAMAHSTGGEFRAPMAIAVIGGLLLSTALSLLFVPSLFSVMEGLKHRLRRLLLWGLGGDPSKDSKTAQAH from the coding sequence ATGAACTTCTCCACCCTCTCCATCCGGCATCCGGTTCCGCCGATAGCCCTGTTCGTGATCCTCGTGATCATGGGGCTTGTCAGCTTTTTCCGCTTGCCCGTCACGCAAATGCCGAACGTCGACCTTCCGGTCATCAACATCAGCATCGGCGCGCCGGGGTCGGCGCCGTCCGAAATCTCGTCTCAGGTGATCCAGCCTGTTGAGACCGAAGCGAGTGATATCGCGGGCGTCAGCCACATCGCGGCAACGGCTCGTGAGGGCCTTGCGACGATGACCATCATCTTCGACATGGGTACCAACACCGACCGCGCGCTGAACGACGTCAAAGACGCCGTGACCGCTGCGCGTGGCGATATGCCCGAAACGATCAGCGAACCGATCATCCAGCGTCTGGACTTCACTGGTGAGCCGATCCTGACCTACGCCGTGCTCGATCCGACCAAGACGACCGAAGAGCTTTCGACCTTTGTGGACGACGTTGTCGCCCGCGAGGTTATCAGCGCATCGGGCGTCGGTAGCGTCGAGCGTATGGGCGGCGCGGATAGCGAGGTGAACGTCAATCTCGATCCCGACCGTCTGCTGGCGTTCGATCTGTCGGCCAGCAACGTCAGCCAGCAGCTTCTCCAGACCAACCGCGACCAAGGCGGCGGTTCGGGAGATCTGTCGGGTGTCGAATACGCGATCCGTACGTTGGGTTCGGCCCAGTCCATCGAACAACTGGCCCGCACCCCGATCCGCACGCCCGCTGGCGGCACCATTCCGCTAAGCGCGCTTGGCACCGTGGAAAGTGGGGCAGGCGAGGTTGCGACCTTTGCGCTTTATAACAACCAGCCTGTTGTCGCGTTCGGTGTCTACCGTGCCAGCGGCGCGTCCGACCTCGAAGCGGGGGAGAACGCCAAGCACAAGCTGGAGGAGCTCAAGGAGCAGTATCCCAACGTCGAATTCGCGCTGGTGAACGACACGACCGTCTACACCGAGGCGAACTTTGAATCGGCGATGGATACACTCTACGAAGGTGCGATCCTCGCGATCATCGTGGTGTTCCTGTTCCTGCGGGACTGGCGCGCGACCGTCGTCGCATTCGTGGCGCTGCCGCTTTCGGCCATTCCGACGTTCATCGTCATGGACATGCTGGGCTTCTCGCTCAACACGATCAGTCTTCTGGGTATCACGCTCGTCGTCGGTATCCTCGTGGACGACGCGATTGTGGAGATCGAGAATATCGTCAGGCACATTCAGCTCGGGGCCAAACCCTATGATGCTGCGGTCGAAGCTGCGGACGAGATCGGTCTGACGGTTATCGCGATCAGCTTTACCATCGTGGCCGTGTTCGCGCCGGTGAGCTTCATGGGCGGTATTGCGGGCGAGTTCTTTAAGCAGTTCGGTCTGACCGTGGCTGTGGCGGTGCTGTTCTCGCTGCTCGTCGCGCGTCTGATCACGCCGCTCTTTGCCGCATACTTCATGAAGTCGGGCAAGGTGCACGCAGAGCCCAAGGACGGCTTCATCATGCGTCGCTACATGGGCGTGCTGGCTTGGACCCTGCGCAACCGCGTCATCACGCTGTTCATTGGTCTCGCGATCTTTGCAGGCTCGATCTATTCGGCCACCCTGCTGCCGACGGAGTTCATTCCGGCGTCCGATACCGGCCGCTCGATTGTCTCCATCGAACTGCCGCCTGGCTCGACGATCGAAGAGGCCCGCGAGGTCGGTGATATCGCCACCGAGCGCCTGATGCAGATCCCCGAAATGGAGGGCATCTTCGTTGACGGTTCCTCGGCCACGAAAATCTCGCTCCGCGTCGATTATGGCGACAAGGAAGAGCGCGAGCGTGACTTCGTTGCGATCAATGCGGACATCGAGGCGCTGCTCGCCGATATTCCGGACATCCGTTACTACGTGATGGACGAGGACGGCGCGCGCGAGATCGTCATCAACGTGCAGGGCGACACGCAGGAGGCCGCGCAGGAAGCTGCCGTGCTGCTCCTGGCAGAACTGAAAACGCTGCCCGAATTGCGTAACCCTGCCAGCTCGGCCTCGCTGCTGCGTCCTGAAATCCAAATCATTCCCAACCCCGATCTGGCGGCGCAGCTTGGCGTGAATGCCGCGACCCTGTCTTCGGCCATTCGTGTGGCGACCATGGGCGATATCGACGCCAACCTCGCGCAGTTCGACGCGGGCGAGGAATCGATTCCGATCCGTGTGCGTCTGAACGAGGAGACCCGCAACGACGTGTCGCGTCTGATGGCGTTCCGTCTACCGAACTCCTCGGGCGAGCTGGTGCCGCTGGGCGCTGTGGCGGAGGTTCGTCTGTCTTCCGGCAGCAGTGTCATCGAACGCTACGACCAGCGTTACAGTATCGCGATCGAAGCGGACACTGCCGAGGGCGTGGCGCTGGGTGATGCGACTGCCGCCATTCAGGCCGCCGCCGACAGCATCGAGATGCCCGAAGGCGCCAACATCGAGGAATCGGGTGACGCCGAGACGATGAACGACATCTTCTCAAGCTTCGCGCTGGCGATGGGTGCGGGCATCATGCTGGTCTACATCGTGCTGGTTCTGCTGTTCAGCAGCTTCGTCACGCCGCTGACAATCATGATGTCGCTGCCGCTGGCCATCGGTGGTGCGATCTTCGGTCTGTACATCTACGGCTCGGGCATCGGTCTGTCGGTCGTCATCGGCTTCCTCATGCTGATGGGCATCGTGACCAAGAACGCGATCATGCTGGTCGAATTCGCGCTGGAGGCCATCCACAACGGCGCCGACCGCTCGGCTGCGATCATCGATGCGGCGCACAAGCGTGCCCGTCCGATCATCATGACCACGATCGCGATGACTGCGGGCATGATTCCTTCGGCCATGGCGCACTCCACCGGCGGCGAATTCCGCGCGCCGATGGCGATTGCGGTGATCGGTGGCCTGCTGCTGTCGACCGCGCTATCGCTGCTGTTCGTGCCGTCGCTGTTCAGTGTGATGGAAGGTCTGAAGCACCGCCTGCGCAGGCTGCTGCTCTGGGGCCTTGGCGGTGATCCGTCGAAGGATAGCAAGACCGCGCAAGCCCACTAA
- a CDS encoding TIGR02300 family protein, which produces MPKEEWGTKRVCPTTGKRFYDLNRDPIVSPYTGEVVNIESSKTRTMVADAEDAQTKKLKSNEEEEDLILDDDEDVDIDDDLLDDDDSDDDNVSFEELGDVAAKDDDD; this is translated from the coding sequence ATGCCCAAGGAAGAATGGGGAACCAAGCGCGTTTGCCCGACCACCGGCAAGCGTTTTTACGACCTGAATCGTGACCCGATCGTCAGCCCCTATACTGGCGAAGTCGTAAACATTGAATCGTCGAAGACCCGTACCATGGTCGCCGACGCCGAAGACGCGCAGACCAAGAAACTGAAGTCGAACGAGGAAGAAGAAGATCTGATCCTCGACGACGACGAAGATGTCGATATCGACGACGACCTGCTCGACGATGATGACAGCGACGACGATAACGTCTCGTTCGAAGAACTTGGCGACGTTGCTGCCAAAGACGACGACGACTAA
- a CDS encoding M48 family metallopeptidase, which yields MGPHSLPGNPPIAITLRRSTRARRISLRISRVDGRVTLTIPKKVSEAEGMAFAREREEWLRGHLSEMSGVNVVGIGSKVPVRGILREVTAGQGRSIAMNDSQLIVPGDPARAGVRVQAMLKTMARDALAEASDRYAAKVGKQYNKITLRDTRSRWGSCTSRKDLMYSWRLIMAPAEVLEYVAAHEVAHLVEMNHSDAFWNVVEGIYPDYRKVRHWLRVNGQDLHSYRFTD from the coding sequence ATGGGACCGCATAGTTTGCCTGGCAACCCTCCGATCGCGATCACCTTGCGTCGTTCGACGCGGGCGCGGCGGATCAGCCTGCGAATTTCGCGGGTCGACGGGCGTGTGACCCTTACCATACCGAAAAAAGTCTCAGAAGCCGAGGGTATGGCCTTTGCCCGCGAGCGTGAGGAGTGGCTGCGCGGTCACCTTTCCGAGATGTCGGGCGTCAATGTCGTCGGGATCGGCTCCAAGGTGCCCGTGCGCGGCATCCTGCGAGAGGTCACAGCGGGGCAGGGGCGCAGCATCGCGATGAACGATTCGCAGTTGATAGTGCCTGGTGATCCCGCGCGGGCTGGTGTGCGGGTGCAGGCGATGCTCAAGACGATGGCCCGCGATGCGCTAGCGGAGGCGTCGGACCGCTATGCCGCCAAGGTCGGGAAGCAATACAACAAGATCACCCTGCGCGATACGCGCTCCCGATGGGGGTCGTGTACGTCGCGGAAGGACCTGATGTATTCGTGGCGGCTGATTATGGCTCCGGCCGAAGTTCTGGAGTATGTGGCCGCCCACGAGGTCGCGCATCTGGTGGAAATGAACCACTCCGACGCGTTCTGGAATGTGGTCGAGGGCATCTATCCCGACTACCGCAAGGTGCGTCATTGGTTGCGGGTGAACGGGCAGGATCTTCACAGCTATCGCTTCACCGATTGA
- a CDS encoding GntR family transcriptional regulator encodes MIPPSRPVDSAASAHERVYRALRTQVMHGEIAPGAALTLRGIGKQFDVSMTPAREAVRRLVAEGALFLSSSGRVSTPELTNERIEELASIRALLEPELASRALPRAHFALIERLETINSGVSQMVARHSASGYIRMNLEFHRTLYLRAQAPAMLAMLETVWLQLGPTMSALYGRLNRTEPPYHHKLILAALKAGDEPSLRLAIRTDVTQGLRMLKN; translated from the coding sequence ATGATCCCGCCCTCACGTCCCGTCGACTCCGCTGCCTCTGCCCATGAACGGGTGTACCGTGCGCTCCGCACGCAGGTCATGCACGGAGAGATCGCGCCAGGTGCGGCGCTGACGTTGCGGGGGATCGGCAAGCAGTTCGACGTCTCCATGACCCCTGCGCGCGAAGCCGTGCGCCGCCTCGTGGCCGAAGGCGCGCTGTTCCTGTCGTCTTCGGGCCGTGTGTCCACGCCAGAACTGACCAACGAGCGGATCGAGGAACTGGCGAGCATCCGTGCGCTGCTGGAGCCGGAACTTGCGAGCCGCGCGCTGCCGCGTGCGCACTTTGCCCTGATCGAACGTCTGGAGACAATTAATTCGGGCGTCAGTCAGATGGTCGCGCGGCACAGCGCGTCGGGATACATCCGCATGAACCTCGAATTCCACAGGACGCTTTATCTGCGCGCTCAGGCACCCGCCATGCTCGCGATGCTGGAGACGGTGTGGTTGCAGCTCGGGCCGACCATGAGCGCCCTCTATGGGCGTCTGAACCGCACAGAGCCGCCGTATCACCACAAGCTGATCCTCGCCGCACTCAAGGCTGGCGACGAGCCGAGCCTGCGCCTCGCCATTCGGACGGACGTGACGCAGGGCCTGCGGATGCTGAAGAACTGA
- a CDS encoding TerB family tellurite resistance protein: MLRVLWLPVESHGPAAAMPFSDAPTIGVLVAAIILCLLMFRLTPAQSRPRRENSVNYQLSRTTTEALTAMCYVATARGNVDPADADFIGDALDEMFGERPLHGRVLDGLQRTVGARDMIDALGTTLSFQQRTEVMEAAIRMAAAYGPITQEAYDTLVDVTDQLDLRPQTVKEILRRLSGTLDGNGELVLA, from the coding sequence ATGTTACGAGTTCTCTGGTTGCCCGTGGAATCCCACGGTCCTGCGGCTGCAATGCCGTTTAGCGATGCGCCAACGATTGGCGTCCTTGTCGCTGCTATCATCCTATGCCTGCTGATGTTTCGCCTGACGCCCGCGCAGTCCCGCCCGCGCCGTGAAAACTCGGTCAATTATCAACTGTCCCGCACCACGACAGAGGCGCTGACGGCCATGTGCTACGTCGCGACCGCGCGCGGCAACGTCGATCCTGCGGACGCCGACTTCATCGGTGACGCGCTGGACGAGATGTTCGGTGAACGCCCGCTACACGGACGTGTTCTGGACGGCCTGCAACGCACCGTCGGTGCGCGCGATATGATCGACGCCCTCGGCACGACCCTGTCGTTCCAGCAACGCACAGAGGTTATGGAGGCTGCCATCCGCATGGCCGCAGCCTACGGTCCGATCACGCAAGAAGCCTACGATACGCTGGTTGATGTGACCGACCAGCTCGACCTGCGTCCGCAGACGGTGAAGGAAATCCTGCGCCGACTGTCCGGCACTCTCGATGGAAACGGAGAGTTGGTCCTCGCCTGA
- a CDS encoding intradiol ring-cleavage dioxygenase yields MSDFLPTSRRGLLRALAAAPVAAVFPMASRAQDAAAASAGLISSSVCLVMPETTEGPYYIDPELVRADITEEKTGVPLKMQIQVVDANCTPIPEARVDIWHCDAQGNYSGYANQGSDGTVNTEGETFLRGTLMADESGIVSFDTIYPGWYRGRTTHIHYKVFLDETTVLTSQIFFPDALSQYLFENVTEYERSGTRDTVNKTDSIAQDAGDGAYCFIKEQSDGYVAALVVGVNPDAVSSEGGMGAPGGQPPAGGPQGGGEPPAQGGPLGGDWTPEGLVPGTDN; encoded by the coding sequence ATGTCCGATTTTCTCCCCACTTCCCGCCGCGGTTTGCTGCGCGCTCTGGCCGCTGCTCCGGTTGCTGCCGTGTTCCCGATGGCCAGCCGTGCGCAGGACGCCGCCGCTGCCTCCGCCGGCCTGATTTCGTCTTCCGTCTGTCTGGTGATGCCCGAAACCACCGAGGGTCCGTACTATATCGACCCCGAGCTGGTGCGTGCCGATATCACCGAAGAGAAGACCGGCGTGCCGCTCAAGATGCAGATCCAGGTGGTCGATGCGAACTGTACGCCGATCCCCGAGGCGCGTGTCGATATCTGGCACTGCGATGCGCAGGGCAACTACTCGGGCTACGCGAACCAAGGCTCGGACGGCACGGTGAATACCGAAGGCGAGACCTTCCTGCGCGGCACGCTGATGGCGGACGAGAGCGGCATCGTCAGCTTCGACACCATCTACCCAGGTTGGTATCGCGGCCGCACGACACACATCCACTACAAGGTCTTCCTCGACGAGACGACAGTTCTGACGAGCCAAATTTTCTTCCCCGATGCGCTGAGCCAGTACCTGTTCGAGAACGTCACCGAGTACGAACGTTCGGGCACCCGCGATACGGTGAACAAGACCGACTCCATCGCGCAGGATGCGGGCGACGGGGCCTATTGTTTCATCAAGGAGCAGTCGGACGGCTATGTCGCGGCGCTGGTTGTCGGTGTGAACCCTGATGCGGTCAGCAGCGAAGGTGGCATGGGCGCTCCGGGTGGTCAGCCGCCCGCAGGTGGTCCGCAGGGTGGCGGTGAGCCGCCCGCGCAGGGTGGTCCGCTGGGCGGTGACTGGACGCCCGAGGGGTTGGTTCCGGGTACGGACAACTAA
- the lpdA gene encoding dihydrolipoyl dehydrogenase yields MSSYDVIVIGAGPGGYVCAIRCAQLGLKTAVVEGRDALGGTCLNVGCIPSKALLHASHSLHEAEENFAKMGLNVAKPDVDWAKMLDYKQGVIDGNTKGIEFLFKKNKIDWIKGWASIPEAGKVKVGDDVHEAKNIIIASGSEPSALPGIEIDEETVVTSTGALALNKVPESMVVIGAGVIGLELGSVYKRLGTKVTVVEFLDVITPGMDGEVQKTFQKMLKKQGLDFVMGAAVQGVTKGDGKNTVTYKLRKDDSEASIDAEVVLVATGRRPYTTGLGLDTIGVELTERGQIKTDSHYATNVKGVYAIGDAIAGPMLAHKAEDEGMAVAEIIAGQAGHVNYEVIPGVIYTAPEVASVGKTEEQLKEEGRAYKVGKFSFMGNGRAKAVFMGDGFVKILADKETDRILGCHIIGPAAGDLIHEVCVAMEFGAAAEDLARTCHAHPTFSEAVREAALACGDGAIHS; encoded by the coding sequence ATGTCGTCCTATGACGTGATCGTAATCGGTGCCGGCCCCGGCGGCTATGTCTGCGCCATCCGCTGCGCCCAGCTTGGTCTCAAAACCGCAGTCGTCGAAGGCCGTGACGCGCTCGGCGGCACCTGCCTCAACGTCGGCTGTATCCCGTCCAAGGCCCTCCTCCACGCCTCGCATTCGCTGCACGAAGCCGAAGAAAACTTCGCCAAAATGGGCCTCAACGTCGCCAAGCCCGACGTCGATTGGGCCAAGATGCTCGACTACAAACAGGGCGTCATCGACGGCAACACCAAGGGCATTGAGTTCCTCTTCAAGAAGAACAAGATCGACTGGATCAAAGGCTGGGCCTCCATCCCCGAAGCTGGCAAGGTTAAGGTCGGCGACGACGTCCACGAGGCCAAGAACATCATCATCGCGTCGGGCTCCGAGCCTTCCGCTCTGCCCGGCATCGAAATCGACGAAGAAACCGTCGTCACCTCGACCGGCGCTCTGGCCCTTAACAAAGTGCCGGAGTCGATGGTCGTCATCGGCGCTGGCGTCATCGGCCTTGAACTCGGCTCGGTCTACAAACGCCTCGGCACCAAAGTCACCGTCGTCGAATTCCTCGACGTCATCACCCCTGGCATGGACGGAGAGGTCCAGAAGACCTTCCAGAAGATGCTGAAAAAGCAGGGCCTCGACTTCGTTATGGGCGCCGCCGTTCAGGGCGTGACCAAAGGCGACGGCAAAAACACCGTCACTTACAAACTGCGCAAGGACGACAGCGAAGCCTCGATCGACGCCGAAGTCGTTCTGGTCGCCACCGGCCGCCGCCCCTACACCACCGGTCTCGGCCTCGACACCATCGGCGTCGAACTGACCGAGCGTGGCCAGATCAAGACCGACAGCCACTACGCCACCAACGTCAAAGGCGTCTACGCCATCGGTGACGCGATCGCTGGCCCGATGCTGGCCCACAAAGCCGAAGACGAAGGCATGGCCGTCGCCGAGATCATCGCCGGTCAGGCCGGTCACGTGAACTACGAAGTCATCCCGGGCGTCATCTACACCGCTCCCGAGGTTGCCTCGGTCGGCAAGACCGAAGAGCAGCTCAAGGAAGAAGGCCGCGCCTACAAGGTCGGCAAATTCTCCTTTATGGGCAACGGCCGCGCCAAGGCTGTCTTCATGGGCGACGGCTTCGTCAAAATCCTCGCGGACAAAGAAACCGACCGCATCCTCGGCTGCCACATCATCGGCCCGGCAGCTGGCGACCTGATCCACGAGGTTTGCGTCGCCATGGAATTCGGCGCCGCTGCCGAAGACCTCGCACGCACCTGCCACGCGCACCCGACCTTCTCCGAAGCGGTCCGCGAAGCAGCGCTCGCCTGCGGCGACGGCGCGATCCACAGCTGA
- a CDS encoding MAPEG family protein: MTPELTVLALAGLLQGIQFVLMSVPANIELGPKVTTSPRDPQRLGQPLEQMVSVKTGRLFRALNNHFEALILFTIAVVVVTLGDKSTGLSAACAWTYLAARVLYIPAYYFGWRPWRSYIWMVGFLATMVMIASSFVA, from the coding sequence ATGACGCCAGAACTAACCGTCCTTGCACTCGCCGGACTTCTTCAGGGCATTCAGTTCGTCCTGATGTCGGTCCCCGCGAATATCGAGCTCGGCCCCAAGGTCACCACAAGCCCGCGCGACCCGCAGCGCCTCGGCCAGCCGCTCGAACAGATGGTCAGCGTCAAGACGGGCCGCCTCTTCCGCGCTCTGAACAACCACTTCGAAGCGCTCATCCTCTTCACGATCGCCGTGGTCGTCGTCACGCTCGGCGACAAATCCACCGGTCTCTCCGCGGCCTGCGCATGGACCTACCTTGCTGCCCGCGTGCTCTATATTCCTGCCTACTATTTCGGATGGCGCCCGTGGCGTTCCTACATCTGGATGGTCGGCTTTCTTGCGACAATGGTGATGATTGCGTCGAGCTTCGTCGCCTGA
- the odhB gene encoding 2-oxoglutarate dehydrogenase complex dihydrolipoyllysine-residue succinyltransferase: protein MSIEVRVPTLGESVTEATVATWFKKPGDKVAVDEMLCELETDKVTVEVPSPAAGTLGEIVAAEGDTVGVDALLATLTEGEGAAAAPASEAAPAPAAPAAAPQSSSGKDTEDAPSAKKLMAENNISSDDVKGSGKDGRIMKEDVLNAINAPKAAAPAPAAAPRAPVAADQASREERVKMTRLRQTIAKRLKDSQNTAAMLTTYNEVDMTEVMALRNEYKDLFLKKHGVKLGFMSFFTKACIHALKEVPEVNAEIDGTDIVYKNYVNMGIAAGTPTGLVVPVIMDADQMSFAEIEKAIAEKGARARDGKLSMAEMQGGSFTISNGGVYGSLMSSPILNPPQSGILGMHKIQDRPMAINGQVVIRPMMYLALSYDHRIVDGKGAVTFLVRVKEALEDPRRLLMDL from the coding sequence GAGAGCGTCACCGAGGCCACCGTCGCAACCTGGTTCAAGAAGCCGGGCGATAAAGTCGCTGTCGACGAAATGCTGTGTGAACTCGAAACCGACAAAGTCACCGTCGAAGTCCCGTCGCCCGCCGCCGGTACTTTGGGTGAAATCGTCGCCGCCGAAGGCGACACCGTTGGTGTCGACGCCCTTCTGGCAACCCTGACCGAAGGCGAAGGCGCTGCTGCCGCTCCCGCGTCCGAAGCCGCTCCGGCTCCGGCTGCTCCGGCCGCCGCTCCGCAGTCGTCGAGCGGTAAAGATACTGAAGACGCACCGTCTGCCAAAAAGCTGATGGCCGAAAACAACATCTCTTCCGATGATGTTAAGGGCTCCGGCAAAGACGGCCGCATCATGAAAGAAGACGTGCTGAACGCGATCAACGCACCCAAAGCCGCTGCGCCGGCTCCGGCTGCTGCCCCGCGTGCACCGGTCGCTGCGGATCAGGCATCGCGCGAAGAGCGCGTGAAGATGACCCGCCTGCGCCAGACCATCGCCAAGCGTCTGAAGGACAGCCAGAACACCGCCGCCATGCTCACCACCTACAACGAGGTGGACATGACCGAAGTGATGGCTCTGCGTAACGAATACAAAGACCTCTTCCTGAAAAAGCACGGCGTAAAGCTCGGCTTCATGTCCTTCTTCACCAAGGCATGTATCCACGCGCTCAAGGAAGTGCCGGAAGTAAACGCCGAAATCGACGGCACCGACATCGTCTACAAGAACTATGTCAACATGGGCATCGCCGCAGGCACCCCGACCGGCCTCGTTGTTCCGGTTATCATGGATGCCGACCAGATGTCCTTTGCCGAGATCGAAAAGGCGATCGCCGAAAAAGGCGCCCGCGCCCGTGACGGCAAGCTCTCGATGGCCGAAATGCAGGGTGGTTCGTTCACCATCTCGAACGGCGGCGTCTACGGCTCGCTGATGTCCTCGCCCATCCTGAACCCTCCGCAGTCGGGTATCCTCGGCATGCACAAGATTCAGGACCGTCCGATGGCCATCAACGGTCAGGTTGTCATCCGCCCGATGATGTACCTCGCCCTGTCGTATGACCACCGCATCGTCGACGGCAAAGGCGCCGTGACCTTCCTCGTCCGCGTCAAGGAAGCCCTCGAGGATCCGCGCCGCCTGCTGATGGATCTGTAA